In a single window of the Sediminicoccus sp. KRV36 genome:
- a CDS encoding ABC transporter permease, with the protein MQRRSRLGAWVLTGFTMLVFTFLMLPLLVVFPISVSSASYMQFPPPGFSWQWYQRYFGDEIWIEATIRSFQVAALCTVLAMLLGVPLAFLLVRSKRRGIWMLDRLAAAPIIVPTIILSIAIYSIFARLQLIGVWYGVAIAHTVLALPFVVILVGAGLRGFDPAQEQAAMGLGASWPVAIWRITLPQLRPSLISAAFLAFISSFDELVVAMFLSGAAMTLPKKMFDNIMMEIDPTIAAVSVTQILLVGICLGLTAIFGRGALATTMSR; encoded by the coding sequence TTGCAGCGCCGTAGCCGCCTCGGCGCCTGGGTGCTGACCGGCTTTACCATGCTGGTCTTCACTTTCCTGATGCTGCCCTTGCTGGTGGTCTTCCCGATCTCCGTCTCCTCCGCCTCCTACATGCAATTCCCGCCGCCCGGCTTCTCCTGGCAATGGTACCAGCGCTATTTCGGCGATGAGATCTGGATCGAGGCGACGATCCGCAGCTTCCAGGTGGCCGCACTCTGCACCGTTCTGGCCATGCTGCTCGGCGTACCGCTGGCCTTCCTGCTGGTGCGGTCAAAGCGGCGCGGCATATGGATGCTGGACCGGCTGGCGGCGGCCCCCATCATCGTGCCGACCATCATCCTCTCCATCGCCATCTACAGCATCTTCGCGCGGCTCCAGCTGATCGGCGTCTGGTATGGCGTGGCCATCGCGCATACCGTCCTTGCCCTGCCCTTCGTGGTGATCCTGGTGGGGGCCGGGTTGCGTGGCTTCGACCCCGCACAGGAACAGGCGGCGATGGGGCTGGGTGCTTCCTGGCCGGTCGCCATCTGGCGCATCACCCTGCCGCAGCTGCGCCCCAGCCTGATCTCCGCCGCCTTCCTCGCCTTCATCAGCTCCTTCGATGAGCTGGTGGTGGCGATGTTCCTCTCAGGGGCGGCAATGACCTTGCCCAAGAAAATGTTCGACAACATCATGATGGAGATCGACCCGACCATCGCGGCGGTCTCCGTCACGCAGATCCTGCTTGTGGGCATCTGCCTCGGGCTCACGGCGATCTTCGGCCGCGGCGCCCTCGCCACCACCATGTCGCGTTGA
- a CDS encoding FAD-binding oxidoreductase encodes MDSRLFHPEFKARPYWWDAIEMDQDPQEELPARADVVIIGGGLTGLNCAIELGRGGAHAVVLEAETLGFGASTRNGGGVSGGNTIGKGLSGAKGRSAGSADAIINAMVSDAVESLTHVESIVAREGINCFYERTGRFIGAFTPKHYQGMAAKSEQLNALAEADAHMVPRERQREEMASDYYYGGMVINRTGKIHPALYHRGLMEAARRHGATLVGHTRAGKLTRQADGWKIETTRGAIEAREVVIATNGYTGDLTPDLKRRLIPVASHIIATEPLDPALAASLIPKRRTLADSRRVLCYYRMSPDGTRVIFGGRARFTQVTPEVSAPLLHAMMLERWPQLKGTRVTHAWTGNVAFAFDYLPHMGQTEKGLHYALGCNGSGVAILSYLGAEIGKKILGQANRVPAFDGRDFPTLPFYSGNPWFLPAIGSWYRLRDWLDRRLA; translated from the coding sequence ATGGACAGCCGTCTCTTCCACCCGGAATTCAAGGCGCGCCCCTATTGGTGGGACGCGATCGAGATGGACCAGGACCCGCAGGAGGAGCTTCCGGCGCGGGCGGATGTCGTCATCATCGGCGGCGGGCTGACAGGTCTGAACTGCGCCATCGAGCTCGGCCGCGGCGGCGCCCATGCGGTGGTGCTGGAGGCCGAGACGCTGGGCTTCGGCGCCTCCACCCGCAATGGTGGCGGCGTCTCCGGCGGCAATACCATCGGCAAGGGACTCTCCGGCGCCAAGGGCCGCTCGGCCGGGAGCGCGGATGCGATCATCAACGCCATGGTGAGCGACGCGGTGGAGAGCCTAACCCATGTCGAGAGCATCGTGGCGCGCGAGGGGATCAACTGCTTCTACGAACGCACCGGCCGCTTCATCGGCGCCTTCACGCCCAAGCATTACCAGGGGATGGCTGCCAAGTCCGAACAGTTGAACGCCCTGGCCGAAGCCGATGCCCATATGGTCCCGCGCGAACGCCAGCGGGAGGAAATGGCCTCCGACTATTACTACGGGGGCATGGTCATCAACCGCACCGGCAAGATCCATCCGGCGCTGTATCACCGCGGGCTGATGGAGGCGGCGCGCCGCCACGGGGCCACGCTGGTGGGCCATACCCGCGCCGGAAAGCTGACCCGCCAGGCCGATGGATGGAAGATCGAGACCACGCGCGGTGCCATCGAGGCGCGCGAGGTGGTGATCGCCACCAACGGCTATACCGGGGATCTCACGCCGGATCTGAAGCGCCGCCTCATTCCCGTCGCCTCCCACATCATCGCGACCGAGCCGCTGGACCCGGCCCTGGCGGCGAGCCTGATCCCCAAGCGGCGGACGCTGGCCGATAGCCGGCGCGTGCTCTGCTATTACCGCATGTCGCCCGATGGCACGCGCGTGATCTTTGGCGGCCGCGCGCGCTTCACTCAGGTGACGCCCGAAGTCTCGGCGCCCCTGTTGCATGCGATGATGCTGGAGCGCTGGCCGCAGCTGAAGGGCACCCGCGTGACCCATGCCTGGACCGGCAATGTCGCCTTCGCCTTCGACTACCTGCCGCATATGGGCCAGACGGAGAAGGGCCTGCATTACGCGCTGGGCTGCAATGGCTCGGGCGTCGCCATCCTCTCCTATCTGGGGGCGGAGATCGGCAAGAAGATCCTGGGCCAGGCGAACCGCGTACCGGCCTTTGACGGGCGGGATTTCCCCACCCTGCCCTTCTACAGCGGCAATCCCTGGTTCCTGCCGGCCATTGGCAGCTGGTATCGCCTGCGCGACTGGCTGGATCGTCGCCTCGCCTGA
- a CDS encoding LLM class flavin-dependent oxidoreductase produces the protein MSRPKQISLGLSMRYLGYHAAAWRHPSADPDAASKFSHYKYIAQTAEAAKLDMVFLADGIGLRTPDTPPGALQRSHQTFELEPLTLLSALSAVTSHIGLVATASTTYNEPYHIARKWASLDHLSGGRAGWNIVTSWSEIEARNFGREKHMEYNLRYERAAEFVEVVKGLWDSWEENAGVFDKASGILLDTTKMHTLFHKGKHFQVEGPLTIKRTPQGRPVLVQAGAAQQGMEIAAANADVVYSSHFDIEAGRAYYADLKGRMAKHSRDVDSLKIMPGVTLFIGRTRAEAQAQYDQLNELVAPELGLSYLYQQFGDLSGHDLDGPVPEPPDPRIKSMAAKLLALARRDHLTIRQLYATITPGFGGRCVIGTARDIADDMQAWVEGGAADGFNLCPPVLPLGLDQFVEWVLPELRARGMFRREYAGPTLRENLGLAQPWNRYSRSPAA, from the coding sequence ATGAGCCGTCCGAAGCAGATCAGCCTTGGCCTTTCGATGCGCTACCTCGGCTATCACGCCGCGGCCTGGCGGCACCCCTCGGCCGATCCGGATGCGGCGTCCAAGTTCAGCCACTACAAATACATCGCGCAGACCGCCGAGGCCGCGAAGCTGGACATGGTCTTCCTCGCGGATGGCATCGGGCTGCGCACGCCGGACACACCACCCGGGGCCTTGCAGCGTTCCCATCAGACCTTCGAGCTGGAGCCCCTGACGCTGCTCTCTGCCCTCTCCGCCGTGACGTCGCATATCGGCCTCGTTGCGACGGCTTCGACGACCTATAACGAGCCCTATCACATCGCCCGCAAATGGGCCTCGCTGGACCATCTGAGCGGCGGGCGCGCGGGTTGGAATATCGTCACGTCCTGGTCCGAGATCGAGGCCCGCAATTTCGGCCGCGAAAAACACATGGAATACAATCTGCGCTACGAGCGCGCGGCCGAATTCGTCGAGGTGGTGAAGGGCCTCTGGGACAGTTGGGAGGAGAATGCGGGCGTCTTCGACAAGGCCAGCGGCATCCTGCTCGACACCACGAAGATGCACACGCTGTTTCACAAGGGGAAGCACTTCCAGGTCGAGGGGCCGCTGACCATCAAGCGCACGCCACAGGGCCGGCCGGTGCTGGTGCAGGCGGGTGCCGCGCAGCAAGGCATGGAGATCGCGGCGGCAAACGCGGATGTGGTCTATTCCTCGCATTTCGACATCGAGGCCGGGCGCGCCTATTACGCTGACCTCAAAGGCCGCATGGCGAAGCACAGTCGTGACGTGGACAGCCTGAAGATCATGCCTGGCGTCACCCTCTTCATCGGCCGCACGCGGGCCGAGGCGCAGGCGCAATATGACCAGCTGAACGAACTGGTCGCGCCGGAACTGGGCCTCTCCTATCTCTATCAGCAGTTCGGGGATCTTTCCGGCCATGACCTGGACGGCCCGGTGCCCGAACCGCCAGACCCACGGATCAAGAGCATGGCGGCGAAGCTGCTGGCGCTGGCGCGGCGTGACCATCTGACGATCCGGCAGCTCTACGCCACCATCACGCCGGGCTTCGGCGGGCGCTGCGTCATCGGCACCGCGAGGGATATCGCGGATGACATGCAGGCCTGGGTCGAGGGGGGTGCTGCGGATGGCTTCAACCTTTGCCCGCCGGTGCTGCCCTTGGGGCTCGATCAATTCGTCGAATGGGTGCTGCCGGAGCTGCGAGCACGCGGCATGTTCCGCAGGGAATATGCGGGGCCGACGCTCCGCGAAAATCTGGGCTTGGCGCAGCCCTGGAATCGCTACTCGCGCAGCCCGGCGGCATAG
- a CDS encoding recombinase family protein has translation MNHAIDASHPLRVALYARFSSENQRDASIEDQIRICRSRADREGWSITETFTDYALSGSTTLRPGYQALMSAIRSGHAPGVGGDVRGGVHPGVEPPVRRPVGRFGEQAARAGPSGAKALWPD, from the coding sequence ATGAATCATGCCATCGACGCCTCCCACCCGCTCCGTGTGGCGCTTTACGCGCGGTTTTCCTCTGAAAACCAGCGTGATGCCTCGATTGAGGATCAAATCCGGATTTGCCGATCCCGGGCGGATCGTGAGGGCTGGTCGATTACCGAGACCTTCACGGACTATGCGCTTTCGGGCTCGACGACGCTGCGGCCTGGGTATCAGGCGCTGATGTCGGCGATCCGTTCCGGTCATGCGCCCGGAGTTGGTGGCGATGTTCGTGGAGGAGTTCACCCGGGAGTGGAACCGCCTGTCAGGAGACCGGTCGGCCGATTTGGCGAGCAAGCAGCGCGAGCTGGGCCAAGTGGAGCGAAAGCTCTCTGGCCTGATTGA
- the clpB gene encoding ATP-dependent chaperone ClpB, producing the protein MDIEKFTERARGFIQAAQTIAIREYHQQLTPGHLLKALLDDEQGAASGLIAAAGGDTNAVRGAIEAELRKIPAVQGGGAGQAPQLTPELVRALDAAQQAATKGGDAYVAQDRMLLGLAIAESAASRALKAGRATPEALEEAITRLRKGRKVDAPAAEESFDALKKYARDLTEAARTGKLDPVIGRDEEIRRAIQVLARRTKNNPVLIGEPGVGKTAIVEGLAIRIAKGDVPEALKNKRVMSVDLGAMVAGAKYRGEFEERLKGLLKEVEDAAGQVILFIDELHTLIGAGKADGAMDASNLLKPALARGELHCIGATTLDEYRKHIEKDAALARRFQPVMVGEPSVADTVSILRGIREKYELHHGVRITDGALVAAATLSNRYITDRFLPDKAIDLVDEAASRLRMEVDSKPEELDELDRRLLQLKIEREALKREEDAASRDRLVKLEAELSELAEKSAAMTATWEAEKGVVVESQKLKEQLDQARTEQELAERRGDLNKAAELRYATIPTLEKQIADAGGGGAKLVNEAVTEEGIAGVVSRWTGIPVEKMLEGERAKLLRMEDELRRRVVGQEEALEAVSKAVRRARAGLQDPNRPIGSFLFLGPTGVGKTELVKAVASFLFDDDRAMTRIDMSEFMEKHAVSRLIGAPPGYVGYEEGGTLTEAIRRRPYQVILFDEVEKAHEDVFNILLQVLDDGRLTDGQGRTVDFRNCIIVLTSNLGSQAISELPEGAEVEQARPAVMRAVRERFRPEFLNRLDEVVLFRRLARTDMGRIVDIQLERLRSLLEDRKITLSLDEAARDWLAEAGYDPVYGARPLKRVIQRNLQDRLAGMLLEGTVKAGDSLEVTEGLDGLEVGVVAEPAA; encoded by the coding sequence ATGGATATCGAGAAGTTTACCGAGCGCGCGCGCGGATTCATCCAAGCCGCCCAAACCATCGCCATTCGCGAGTATCATCAACAGCTGACGCCCGGGCATCTGCTCAAGGCGCTGCTGGATGATGAGCAGGGCGCGGCCTCCGGGCTGATCGCCGCGGCGGGGGGGGACACCAACGCCGTGCGCGGCGCCATCGAGGCCGAGCTGCGCAAGATTCCCGCCGTGCAGGGCGGGGGCGCCGGCCAGGCGCCGCAACTCACGCCCGAGCTGGTGCGCGCGCTGGACGCGGCACAGCAGGCCGCGACCAAGGGCGGCGACGCCTATGTGGCGCAGGATCGCATGCTGCTGGGCTTGGCCATTGCCGAAAGTGCCGCCTCGCGCGCGCTGAAGGCTGGCCGTGCCACCCCCGAGGCGCTGGAGGAGGCCATCACCCGCCTGCGCAAGGGCCGTAAGGTGGATGCGCCGGCCGCCGAGGAGAGCTTCGACGCGCTGAAGAAATACGCCCGCGACCTGACCGAGGCCGCGCGGACCGGCAAGCTCGACCCTGTGATCGGGCGGGACGAGGAGATTCGTCGCGCCATCCAGGTGCTGGCCCGCCGCACCAAGAACAATCCGGTGCTGATCGGCGAGCCTGGGGTGGGCAAGACCGCTATCGTCGAGGGGCTGGCCATCCGCATCGCCAAGGGCGACGTGCCGGAGGCGCTGAAAAACAAGCGCGTGATGTCCGTGGATTTGGGCGCCATGGTGGCGGGTGCGAAGTATCGCGGCGAATTCGAGGAACGGCTGAAGGGCCTGCTGAAAGAAGTCGAAGATGCGGCTGGCCAGGTGATCCTGTTCATTGATGAGCTGCACACGCTGATCGGCGCGGGCAAGGCGGATGGCGCGATGGATGCGTCCAACTTGCTGAAGCCGGCCTTGGCTCGGGGTGAGCTGCATTGCATTGGTGCCACCACGCTCGATGAATACAGAAAGCATATCGAGAAGGACGCGGCGCTGGCACGTCGTTTCCAACCCGTGATGGTGGGTGAGCCGAGTGTCGCGGACACCGTCAGCATCCTGCGCGGCATTCGCGAGAAGTATGAGCTGCACCACGGTGTGCGCATCACCGATGGCGCGCTGGTGGCCGCGGCGACGCTGAGCAATCGCTACATCACTGACCGATTCCTGCCCGACAAGGCGATTGACCTGGTGGATGAGGCCGCGTCCCGCCTGCGGATGGAAGTGGACAGCAAGCCTGAGGAGCTGGACGAGCTGGACCGCCGTCTGCTGCAGCTCAAGATCGAGCGCGAGGCGCTGAAGCGCGAGGAGGATGCTGCGTCCAGGGATCGCCTGGTGAAGCTGGAGGCGGAGCTCTCGGAGTTGGCCGAGAAAAGTGCCGCCATGACCGCCACCTGGGAGGCCGAGAAGGGCGTGGTGGTGGAGAGCCAGAAGCTGAAGGAGCAGCTGGACCAGGCGCGTACCGAACAGGAGCTGGCCGAACGCCGCGGTGACCTGAACAAGGCCGCGGAGCTGCGTTACGCCACCATCCCGACACTGGAGAAGCAGATCGCCGATGCCGGCGGCGGCGGCGCCAAGCTGGTGAACGAAGCGGTGACCGAGGAGGGGATCGCCGGCGTCGTCAGCCGCTGGACCGGCATTCCGGTGGAGAAGATGCTGGAGGGCGAACGCGCCAAGCTGCTGCGCATGGAAGATGAGCTGCGCCGCCGCGTAGTGGGGCAGGAGGAGGCGCTGGAGGCGGTTTCCAAGGCCGTCCGTCGTGCCCGCGCCGGGCTGCAGGACCCGAACCGGCCGATCGGCAGCTTTCTGTTCCTCGGCCCGACAGGCGTCGGCAAGACTGAATTGGTCAAGGCCGTTGCTTCCTTTCTATTTGACGATGACCGCGCCATGACGCGGATCGACATGAGCGAGTTCATGGAGAAGCACGCCGTCTCGCGGCTGATCGGGGCGCCACCGGGCTATGTCGGCTATGAGGAGGGCGGCACGCTGACCGAGGCGATCCGCCGGCGACCCTACCAGGTGATCCTGTTTGACGAGGTGGAGAAGGCGCATGAGGACGTCTTCAACATCCTGCTCCAGGTGCTGGATGACGGGCGATTGACCGATGGGCAGGGGCGGACGGTGGATTTCCGCAACTGCATCATTGTCCTGACCAGCAACCTCGGTTCGCAGGCGATTTCGGAGTTGCCGGAGGGGGCGGAGGTGGAGCAGGCACGACCAGCGGTGATGCGGGCGGTGCGGGAACGATTTCGTCCCGAATTCCTGAACCGGCTGGATGAGGTGGTGCTGTTCCGCCGCCTGGCCCGGACGGATATGGGCCGCATCGTGGACATTCAGCTGGAGCGACTGCGCAGCCTCCTGGAAGACCGGAAGATTACGCTGTCGCTGGATGAAGCCGCGCGGGATTGGCTGGCGGAAGCCGGGTATGACCCCGTTTATGGTGCGCGGCCGCTCAAGCGGGTGATCCAGCGCAATCTTCAGGATCGACTGGCCGGCATGCTGCTGGAAGGCACTGTGAAGGCGGGGGATTCCCTGGAAGTCACGGAAGGGCTGGATGGCCTGGAGGTGGGCGTCGTGGCAGAGCCTGCTGCATAG
- a CDS encoding MOSC domain-containing protein, producing MRVEHIYRYPVKGFSAEAMEEVTLTPGQCLPHDREFALAQADSGFDTAAPVWMRKTNFACLMANARLAKLHTAYDPKTGEWAIRPAEGQPLIANIHTAEGRNLAEEYLTQFMGEEARGRLRFVEAPGYNFTDIPQKSVSIISLASLHALERAAGMRLDPIRFRANIYVSGGKEWGDFDLMGQEIQLGQARLRVWKRIVRCPATEVNPETAERDAKPPRVLREHFGHADLGVQAEVLDGGRVSIGDSLEALSPT from the coding sequence ATGCGTGTCGAACACATCTACCGTTACCCGGTGAAGGGTTTCTCCGCCGAAGCGATGGAGGAGGTGACCCTCACCCCCGGCCAATGCCTGCCGCATGACCGGGAATTCGCCCTGGCCCAGGCCGATTCAGGCTTCGATACGGCCGCACCCGTGTGGATGCGCAAGACCAATTTCGCCTGCCTCATGGCCAATGCGCGGCTGGCGAAGCTGCACACGGCCTATGACCCCAAGACCGGCGAATGGGCCATCCGCCCGGCCGAAGGCCAGCCGCTCATCGCCAATATCCACACGGCGGAGGGCCGCAACCTCGCCGAGGAATACCTGACGCAATTCATGGGCGAGGAAGCCCGCGGCCGCCTGCGCTTCGTCGAGGCGCCGGGCTACAACTTCACCGATATCCCGCAGAAATCCGTCTCGATCATCTCGCTGGCCAGCCTGCACGCCTTGGAACGGGCGGCCGGCATGCGGCTCGATCCGATTCGCTTCCGGGCTAACATCTATGTCTCCGGCGGGAAGGAATGGGGCGATTTCGACCTGATGGGCCAGGAAATCCAGCTGGGCCAGGCGCGGCTGCGCGTCTGGAAGCGCATCGTCCGCTGCCCGGCCACGGAGGTGAACCCCGAAACAGCCGAACGCGACGCCAAGCCCCCCCGCGTGCTGCGCGAGCATTTCGGCCATGCCGATCTTGGTGTTCAGGCGGAGGTGCTGGACGGCGGCCGGGTTTCGATCGGGGATTCGCTGGAGGCGCTGAGCCCGACCTGA
- a CDS encoding UPF0280 family protein, producing the protein MTRAPDHEWPAPRRALLPDGRLHLQDGPIDLVIGIEGARPAVLEAREAAWRALHGVLPGLSQELSLLRAPLFGRMPSLRHPVAQRMAEAAWPHRMHFVTPMVAVAGAVAEHVLLAIIAVPGISLAHVNNGGDIALHLSPSSTLRVGLVEDPARAESSGLAVIRGGDAVRGIATSGWRGRSFSRGIADAVTVLALRAPEADAAASIIANAVDADHPAITRQRACDLDPDSDLKDLPVTVAVGELPAEVVAAALEAGERCAEGLLARGLILGACLRLQGRLRLLGAAGALAAMEQTAAQP; encoded by the coding sequence ATGACGCGCGCGCCGGATCATGAATGGCCTGCCCCGCGCCGCGCCTTGCTGCCCGATGGGCGGCTGCACCTGCAGGATGGCCCGATTGACCTGGTGATTGGCATTGAAGGCGCGCGCCCGGCCGTGCTGGAAGCGCGGGAGGCCGCCTGGCGGGCGCTGCATGGCGTGCTGCCTGGGCTCTCGCAGGAACTCTCTCTCTTGCGGGCGCCCCTGTTCGGCCGGATGCCCAGCCTGCGGCACCCGGTGGCGCAGCGCATGGCCGAGGCCGCCTGGCCGCACCGCATGCACTTCGTCACGCCCATGGTGGCGGTCGCCGGCGCGGTGGCCGAGCATGTGCTGCTGGCCATCATCGCGGTGCCGGGCATCAGCCTCGCGCATGTCAATAATGGTGGCGATATCGCGCTGCATCTCTCGCCCAGCAGCACCTTGCGGGTTGGCCTGGTCGAGGATCCGGCGCGGGCGGAATCGAGCGGCCTTGCGGTGATCCGTGGCGGGGATGCGGTGCGCGGCATCGCCACCTCAGGCTGGCGCGGGCGCAGCTTCAGCCGGGGCATTGCCGATGCCGTGACGGTTCTGGCGCTGCGGGCGCCGGAAGCGGATGCGGCGGCCAGCATCATCGCCAATGCGGTGGATGCCGACCATCCCGCCATCACCCGCCAACGGGCTTGCGACCTTGATCCCGACAGCGATCTCAAGGATTTGCCGGTGACCGTGGCGGTGGGAGAATTGCCGGCCGAAGTGGTGGCCGCGGCCCTGGAAGCGGGTGAGCGCTGCGCCGAAGGGCTGTTGGCGCGCGGCTTGATCCTGGGGGCCTGTCTGCGGCTGCAGGGGCGGTTGCGGCTGCTGGGTGCGGCGGGCGCGCTGGCCGCCATGGAGCAGACCGCGGCCCAGCCATAG
- a CDS encoding 6-hydroxynicotinate reductase, which yields MVDRTSIFGAAEADGIVRCDACPVLCRIRPGRAGACHRYANEEGRLVRTDPLVLLTRTDQPLVPFLDAAEAWDGGIAQNTFVTAIGAGTTYPDYKPAPFIVSSIHAGVDTVTVVTEGIFSYCGLKAKIDTDRHLGPEAARVMHEGEQIGHVTTAEYGSQMLSIGGVRHLTGGSKREGNVTCAAMLALAGKQAIEVQIEGGSKLVLQAGAAPIVNGVPEQRMRVGCGSAAVGIFAQQWQGHVDEVIVVDDHITGVLTEHQAGKCLNMRPSGIRVRGRRSTPGRYFQVAHPGTGWGGTDVTDPLTLIESIDPKLAWPGMRLLLTSTTGEDFLYVELDEALRPIPAAVPAAIAKSVARIGENCEPALTSILFMAGAGGSLRAGVTDNPILLTRAVQRGEVRITMGGAPCYLYPGGGITLMADVLRLPDKAFGYVPTPALVAPLEFTLRADLYAAMGGHLGQALSLASLLEQYGSAAAQAPWPAGNPWPTAPT from the coding sequence GTGGTAGACCGCACCTCCATCTTCGGCGCCGCCGAGGCCGATGGCATCGTCCGCTGCGATGCCTGCCCCGTGCTCTGCCGCATCCGCCCTGGCCGCGCCGGCGCCTGCCATCGCTACGCCAATGAGGAGGGCCGCCTGGTCCGCACCGACCCGCTGGTGCTGCTGACCCGGACGGACCAGCCGCTGGTGCCCTTCCTCGACGCCGCCGAGGCTTGGGATGGCGGCATCGCCCAAAACACCTTCGTCACCGCCATCGGCGCCGGCACCACCTATCCCGACTACAAGCCCGCCCCCTTCATCGTCAGCAGCATTCATGCGGGGGTGGATACCGTCACCGTCGTGACCGAGGGCATCTTCAGCTATTGCGGCCTGAAGGCGAAGATTGATACGGACCGCCATCTTGGTCCGGAAGCCGCCCGCGTGATGCATGAGGGCGAGCAGATCGGCCATGTCACCACCGCCGAATATGGCTCGCAGATGCTCAGTATCGGCGGCGTGCGGCATTTGACCGGCGGCTCGAAGCGCGAGGGGAATGTGACCTGCGCCGCCATGCTGGCCCTGGCGGGAAAACAGGCGATCGAGGTGCAGATCGAGGGCGGGTCCAAGCTGGTGCTGCAAGCGGGTGCGGCGCCCATCGTGAACGGCGTGCCGGAGCAGCGCATGCGGGTGGGTTGCGGCAGCGCGGCCGTGGGCATCTTCGCGCAGCAATGGCAGGGCCATGTGGATGAGGTGATCGTGGTGGATGACCACATCACCGGCGTCCTGACGGAGCACCAGGCCGGGAAATGCCTGAATATGCGCCCCTCCGGCATTCGTGTGCGCGGCCGCCGCTCCACGCCCGGGCGCTACTTCCAGGTGGCGCATCCCGGCACGGGCTGGGGCGGCACCGACGTGACCGATCCGCTGACGCTGATCGAAAGCATTGACCCCAAGCTCGCCTGGCCCGGCATGCGCCTGCTGCTGACCAGCACCACGGGCGAGGATTTCCTCTATGTGGAACTGGATGAGGCGCTGCGCCCCATCCCGGCCGCCGTTCCGGCCGCCATCGCGAAAAGCGTTGCCCGCATCGGGGAGAATTGCGAACCGGCGCTGACCTCCATCCTGTTCATGGCCGGGGCGGGGGGCTCGCTGCGGGCGGGCGTCACGGACAACCCCATCCTGTTGACGCGCGCGGTGCAGCGCGGTGAAGTCCGCATCACGATGGGGGGAGCGCCCTGCTACCTCTATCCGGGAGGCGGGATCACCCTCATGGCCGATGTGTTGCGACTGCCGGACAAGGCCTTTGGCTATGTGCCGACCCCCGCCTTGGTGGCGCCTCTGGAATTCACCTTGCGGGCCGACCTCTATGCCGCGATGGGCGGGCATCTGGGCCAGGCACTGAGCCTCGCTTCCTTGTTGGAACAATATGGCTCGGCCGCTGCCCAAGCGCCCTGGCCCGCCGGCAACCCCTGGCCGACAGCGCCGACATGA